One region of Chaetodon auriga isolate fChaAug3 chromosome 5, fChaAug3.hap1, whole genome shotgun sequence genomic DNA includes:
- the LOC143320504 gene encoding uncharacterized protein LOC143320504 isoform X1, translated as MKFPVDLLADVSQAELERLAHNYMHNLLYSNPDCPEHLTLSDSTQVAISISSVGFVPLYGSSVKEKILALFSPSDSLTAVALYLLGQWWTVDDILKTADPARDGAVEVETVGERIVLYILNRVIYRAKERGSEELPFLCHEEKDYAKIIWNNGEAVGFYSVKPSGSLCSPWSTRSYQLPVMDSIFVRKCQRGKGFGLQMLKDFVLSFNEDCLGLRYPLTKPMYKVCEKYLCQYPGDTDLLWEVESAGGPNQRTNISSKIQAMGLSAVSKSLSFTEESVITEVTEKDVVMEAITTQIKETESMECTVEIVEEVTVVRTTKEADLPVAARGRSGGSKRRNMGEKITEDKSEKVIRIEDIEAETPREEQVSAQQKIEIHVSELVQTEVMFSLAPEENKENIVDAAPEEEAATLSDKPATELVTQDLQEADDTSAPTPEEPHVEDEATKHLNTTSHDSKITVENVASEIEEAEEECDTAVLVVSEEVLEVHKEAETLNKMEEGTQIELTDEKSEEIVPQHELNLFTPQTSEGGETGKTGRTVVKARKTVQSETPRRTSERHRKTEEGVKEDGQRVLRRRTVTSTPTPKHKYTRHSQRVCEELEKEVDEVAEDNTLSTAEIAEELAVTEGQEPEEITPTEEDVAAVEELGEKKEEQQLEDEQLTNEETEKGEEPGVDDTALRESSAELPDTADTLTEEDGDEKVTDESEKEQKGEEVMQDKQEVCDDDIEEPPVVHKRALRGRRKVTPKPTARSKIHQKQEEERTDEADLGAGDSASEEKADEKATDKEVGEHHTAEQEVTDEKAEGEVLTEELTVAEDGAIPEAEEATEGVIPVTEVNVEEHKEVQEDEETEGATEEVSVMEADKEEEADYMMQEPASVAAASTEIPDDGQGEAAMIVPEDPQEKDIDSEISKLQKATVVLVDLKTTCHHVSVQEAEETAADGECAAPEMEQMELIAAEEKDVSSCAAEEQTPEPEMLVMEEENRGKQENSTEKSVDVAAEAETVQMEELEGDSSDKEKEGSANVEGEAPFIETRVLRSGRKMRQHMRQKEDNIDDVITEKKVDEAETCTVEIEGEVEEVMAKDAVTVSAEEKPSADTDSPAVDDAEETLPSTEVDEAMSLEEEEAGLKTRALRSRTKPVTATPRHKTTRGRKQADEQEAEDSEDEEPAVTTRTLRRGRISAPDTPAGKPRRTRKQIQEQEQKGADESEGVEEIGEEEAVKEAAVEKTDKERGEQMEEEAEEKVKEEAASEQEESLELKINVEEGKAALEEDVVEEQPEATSKTLAEREVEASGEECDKGKPVMGGEEVELPPVAVTRCLRSGGKTSKAPPKGRRGRRNRKQLQKKGPQESAEEAEAEEEEEEDEAGLVSAEEPPTEGGEGKGSVGDGMEVEEEEEAVTVEMEKVVSEEGTMAVTEEEENTAEVTAAAGDLVQEEETDTPSPKPATDSAILTASEEEAAASAEEQQSGEMVPQLSDLQRVTVVLVDLKKTHHEVLEDTAALEEDVPVEKIATEVEEEQSQETVKGEETMAEEDVPGSPVGIEKTELESVEEEEEGMEEKDEDAVTIQGAGQGTAEETPEGDETKVVEEEEEEEEKEATDTKTRTWTRRKQALKETPRRKLTRGRQKKGEEEKEESSENTEEEPEVHVRALRTGRKSIPVAQRCTTKRTHKQLQKEEVEEEEEEEEGGEESTAVEEEAEEPQQMIDQEKGERLEAKEAIQQVENVKPEMELEKSDAAAEEADAPEEGQAGTAETLGDEDAEAPAGQSADEEKTSGDVAAEEAVTAQDTVEGEQSASTSEVAETAAGETAKDDEAKVSEEDEAPVTETRVLRKGRTSAVATPRRKSKRARRQCEAEEEGEDEATPAEETQVEETKAVPDEAKEKEENQDEKIEEKNEGEAAAQEGETTEPEVEMEKEAVAEESLIEQETVDEEQSAVSETCEDGQGETSTGESPEEIPNTDEGDVPAEEEVPTIETRVLRSGGKAVKATPRSKTTKSLQEAHEREDAVMEDSTDADEPAGRTRGLRRGRRSAPATPGQKSKRARRQRETEEEAEEESAPAEETEGEEEETAVDETDTVKVLEETKSAEEEETSTAATQMGSDTAVAEDESPVEDESVVTEEEAVMTRTLRSKTKTSHATPPRRPRRQKDPGVGETQQQDEEAQEVHQLTDESAENSELNAEQEAETDEPSPAGQETGPPAEDTAEDQVQDAADPTDDRVDEAVEPAGEEPATEETESREEEPSEREEEKTVDSSAAEGRTLRSRVKTVIDTADDIQNPKRRSVRKRPRVDYKENDEVDEGAETDTVESDEDKANKKAECSADEPKLEDRGTEEHLESNEGAVASTSENGNVLNLVLDTDEEIQTAGLSQEDEDEEQSVSEEEAEPAVIGGRVLRGRSIPSRIFTPPSKSRRRSTRLPKSEESFSEGEKSPGTAQWRSPRKRKSTEVTPTRKSKRHNRV; from the exons ATGAAGTTCCCCGTGGATCTCCTGGCTGATGTTAGCCAGGCAGAGCTGGAGCGGTTGGCCCACAACTACATGCACAACCTCCTCTACAGCAACCCTGATTGTCCTGAACACCTCACCCTCTCTGACTCCACCCAG gtcGCCATAAGCATTTCTAGTGTGGGCTTCGTTCCTCTGTATGGATCCAGTGTCAAAGAGAAGATCCTGGCCCTCTTCTCTCCCAGTGACTCTCTGACCGCTGTGGCTCTGTACCTGCTGGGCCAGTGGTGGACAGTGGACGACATTCTGAAGACAGCAGACCCTGCACGAGATGGAGCTGTGGAG gtggagaCAGTAGGAGAGAGAATAGTTTTATACATCCTTAATCGTGTCATCTATAGAGCCAAGGAGAGGGGCTCTGAGGAGCTTCCCTTCCTCTGCCACGAAGAAAAAGATTATGCAAAAATCATCTGGAACAATGGAGAGGCTGTTGGCTTCTACTCAGTCAAACCCTCAG GCAGCTTATGCAGTCCTTGGTCAACCAGAAGCTATCAGCTCCCTGTGATGGACTCCATATTTGTCAGGAAATGTCAGCGTGGTAAAGGCTTTGGCCTCCAGATGCTGAAGGACTTTGTTCTCAGCTTCAACGAAGACTGTCTGGGGTTGAGGTACCCCCTCACAAAACCCATGTATAAAG TGTGTGAGAAGTACCTGTGTCAGTACCCAGGAGACACGGACCTGCTCTGGGAGGTCGAGAGCGCAGGTGGGCCCAACCAAAGGACCAATATCTCCAGCAAGATCCAGGCAATGGGTCTGAGTG CAGTGTCCAAGAGTCTCTCATTCACAGAGGAATCAGTGATTACTGAGGTGACTGAAAAGGATGTGGTGATGGAGGCAATCACcacacaaataaaagaaactgaATCGATGGAATGCACAGTTGAAATTGTG GAGGAAGTGACAGTAGTGAGAACTACCAAAG AGGCTGACTTGCCTGTTGCAGCCCGGGGTAGGAGTGGTGGCTCAAAACGAAGGAATATGGGCGAAAAGATCACTGAGGACAAGTCAGAAAAAGTTATCAG AATCGAGGACATTGAGGCAGAAACCCCCAGAGAGGAGCAAGTTTCAGCCCAACAGAAGATAGAAATACATGTCTCTGAATTGGTGCAGACTGAG GTCATGTTCAGTTTGGCccctgaagaaaacaaagagaatatAGTTGATGCTGCACCTGAAGAGGAAGCTGCTACGTTGTCAGACAAGCCAGCCACAGAGCTAGTCACACAAGACCTACAAGAAGCGGATGACACATCAGCACCTACACCTGAAGAGCCACATGTAGAAGATGAGGCCACGAAGCATCTGAACACCACCTCCCATGACTCAAAGATAACAGTTGAGAATGTGGCATCGGAAattgaggaagcagaggaggagtgtGACACCGCAGTGCTGGTAGTCTCTGAAGAAGTTTTAGAGGTACACAAGGAAGCCGAAACTCTGAACAAAATGGAAGAGGGAACTCAAATTGAGCTCACtgatgaaaagtcagaagaAATAGTTCCTCAACATGAGTTAAATCTGTTTACTCCTCAAACATCAGAGGGTGGTGAGACTGGAAAAACTGGAAGAACTGTTGTAAAGGCCAGAAAAACTGTACAGAGTGAAACCCCTAGACGGACATCTGAGCggcacagaaagacagaggagggggtcaAAGAGGATGGACAGAGAGTTTTGAGAAGAAGAACTGTTACAAGCACCCCCACACCTAAACACAAGTATACACGACACAGCCAGAGAGTATGTGAAGAACTAGAGAAAGAGGTTGATGAAGTGGCAGAGGACAACACACTTTCTACAGCTGAAATAGCGGAGGAATTGGCTGTAACCGAGGGACAAGAACCAGAGGAAATTACCCCTACAGAAGAGGATGTAGCTGCTGTGGAAGaattgggagaaaaaaaagaggagcaaCAGTTGGAAGATGAACAACTGACaaatgaggagacagagaaaggagaggagccTGGAGTGGACGACACTGCACTGAGGGAGAGTTCAGCAGAGCTTCCAGATACAGCAGACACTCTTACAGAGGAAGATGGGGATGAAAAGGTAACCGATGAATctgagaaagaacaaaaaggcGAGGAGGTGATGCAGGATAAACAAGAGGTGTGTGATGATGACATAGAAGAGCCCCCTGTTGTACATAAGAGAGCTCTGAGAGGCAGGCGTAAGGTCACCCCTAAGCCCACAGCACGAAGCAAAATCCatcaaaaacaagaagaagagcgCACAGATGAAGCTGACCTGGGAGCAGGAGATTCTGCTAGTGAAGAGAAAGCAGATGAAAAGGCAACAGATAAAGAGGTGGGGGAACACCACACGGCGGAACAAGAGGTGACTGATGAGAAAGCAGAAGGAGAGGTATTAACCGAGGAATTAACTGTTGCAGAAGACGGTGCAATTCCAGAGGCAGAGGAAGCAACAGAGGGCGTTATACCTGTAACTGAGGTGAACGTGGAGGAGCACAAGGAAGTCCAGGAAGATGAAGAGACTGAGGGAGCGACAGAGGAAGTATCAGTGATGGAAGCAGataaagaagaagaggcagattACATGATGCAAGAGCCTGccagtgttgctgctgcttcaacAGAAATACCTGATGATGGTCAAGGTGAGGCTGCCATGATAGTGCCTGAAGATCCTCAGGAAAAGGACATTGACTCTGAAATCTCCAAGCTCCAGAAAGCCACTGTCGTCTTAGTGGACCTAAAAACAACCTGTCATCATGTAAGTGTGCAGGAGgcagaagaaacagcagctgatggagagtGTGCTGCTCCAGAAATGGAACAGATGGAGCTGATAGCAGCAGAAGAGAAAGATGTTTCTAGTTGTgctgcagaagaacaaacacCAGAGCCAGAAATGCTGGTGATGGAAGAGGAGAATagagggaaacaggaaaacagtaCAGAAAAATCTGTAGATgtagctgcagaggcagagactgTTCAGATGGAAGAGCTTGAAGGAGACAGTTCtgataaagaaaaagaaggatCTGCCAATGTGGAAGGGGAAGCACCATTTATTGAAACCAGAGTTCTTAGAAGTGGAAGAAAGATGAGACAACATATGAGACAAAAGGAAGACAACATAGATGACGTGATTACTGAAAAGAAAGTAGATGAAGCAGAAACATGCACTGTTGAGATAGAAGGAGAGGTAGAGGAAGTTATGGCAAAGGATGCTGTAACAGTTTCAGCGGAGGAGAAGCcatctgcagatacagacaGTCCAGCTGTGGATGATGCTGAAGAGACTCTTCCATCAACTGAGGTAGATGAGGCCATGAGCttggaagaggaagaagcaggaCTCAAAACCAGAGCTTTGAGAAGTAGAACAAAGCCAGTCACAGCAACAccaagacacaaaacaacaagagGCAGAAAGCAAGCGGATGAACAAGAAGCAGAagacagtgaagatgaagaacCAGCTGTGACAACAAGAACACTGAGACGGGGGAGAATATCTGCCCCTGACACACCAGCAGGCAAACCCAGACGAACCCGTAAACAAATCCAGGAACAAGAGCAAAAGGGAGCCGATGAATCTGAAGGTGTGGAGGAAAtaggagaagaagaggcagtTAAGGAAGCAGCTGTAGAAAagacagataaagagagaggggaacaaatggaggaggaggcagaagaaaAGGTTAAAGAGGAAGCAGCCTCTGAACAAGAAGAAAGTTTAgagctaaaaataaatgtggagGAAGGGAAAGCTGCCTTGGAGGAAGATGTAGTGGAAGAGCAGCCAGAGGCCACATCCAAGACATTAGCAGAAAGGGAGGTAGAGGCCTCAGGTGAAGAATGCGACAAAGGGAAGCCAGTCAtgggaggtgaggaggtggaACTACCGCCAGTTGCCGTAACAAGATGCCTGAGAAGTGGTGGAAAGACTTCCAAAGCCCCTCCAAAAGGCAGAAGGGGAAGGAGAAACCGTAAACAGCTCCAGAAAAAGGGACCACAGGAATCAGctgaggaagcagaggcagaggaggaagaagaggaggatgaagcagGGCTGGTATCAGCTGAAGAGCCACCAACAGAAGGGGGCGAGGGGAAAGGGTCAGTGGGGGATGgaatggaggtggaggaggaggaggaagctgttACTGTAGAGATGGAAAAAGTTGTGTCAGAAGAAGGAACCATGGCAGttactgaggaggaggagaacacagctgaggtgacagctgctgcaggtgattTAGTACAAGAAGAAGAGACTGACACACCGTCACCCAAACCCGCCACTGACTCTGCTATACTTACAGCTAgtgaagaggaggcagcagcttcagcagaggagcagcagagtgggGAAATGGTACCTCAGCTTTCTGATCTTCAAAGAGTGACTGTGGTTTTAGTGGACCTGAAAAAAACCCATCATGAAGTCCTGGAAGACACAGCAGCTCTTGAAGAGGATGTTCCTGTAGAAAAGATTGCTACTGAGGTAGAAGAAGAGCAGAGCCAAGAAACAGTGAAAGGGGAAGAAACCATGGCAGAGGAGGATGTTCCTGGATCCCCTGTTGGAATAGAAAAAACTGAGCTGGAGAgtgtggaagaggaagaggaagggatggaggagaaagaCGAAGATGCAGTCACAATACAAGGTGCAGGGCAGGGGACAGCTGAGGAGACACCTGAAGGAGATGAAACTAAAgttgttgaggaggaggaggaggaggaggagaaggaagctACCGACACCAAAACCAGAACATGGACACGAAGAAAGCAAGCATTGAAAGAAACACCAAGACGCAAATTGacaagaggcagacagaaaaagggtgaagaagaaaaggaagaatcttcagaaaacacagaagaggaacCAGAAGTTCACGTCAGAGCTCTGAGGACGGGAAGGAAGTCTATCCCGGTTGCACAAAGATGTACAACAAAAAGGACACACAAGCAACTCCAgaaagaagaagtagaagaagaagaagaagaagaagaggggggagaggaatCGACAGCAGTTGAGGAAGAAGCTGAGGAACCACAGCAGATGATTGATcaggagaagggagagagactTGAAGCAAAGGAGGCAATTCAACAAGTAGAAAACGTAAAGCCAGAAATGGAGCTAGAAAAATcggatgctgcagcagaggaagctgaTGCTCCAGAGGAGGGACAGGCCGGCACTGCTGAGACACTTGGAGATGAGGACGCCGAAGCTCCAGCTGGACAAAGTGCCGATGAAGAAAAGACCTCGGGTGACGTTGCTGCTGAGGAAGCAGTGACAGCACAGGATACAGTGGAGGGGGAACAGTCAGCCTCCACATCCGAAGTGGCAGAAACTGCAGCTGGAGAAACAGCTAAGGATGACGAGGCAAAAGTTTCTGAAGAGGATGAAGCACCAGTTACTGAAACAAGAGTTCTGAGGAAGGGAAGAACGTCTGCTGTTGCCACACCGAGACGAAAATCCAAAAGAGCCCGCAGGCAGtgtgaggcagaggaagagggagaagacgAAGCTACTCCAGCTGAAGAGACGCAAGTGGAGGAAACCAAAGCAGTACCGGACGaagccaaagaaaaagaggaaaaccaGGATGAGAAGATTGAAGAAAAGAATGAGGGGGAAGCTGCAGCCCAGGAAGGAGAAACTACGGAGCCAGAAGTTGAGATGGAAAAAGAAGCTGTGGCAGAGGAATCGCTCATAGAGCAAGAGACAGTGGACGAGGAACAGTCTGCTGTTTCAGAGACGTGTGAAGATGGACAGGGAGAGACTTCAACTGGAGAAAGTCCTGAAGAGATACCTAACACCGATGAGGGAGATGTTCCTGCTGAGGAAGAAGTTCCAACTATTGAAACAAGAGTTCTTAGAAGTGGTGGGAAGGCAGTGAAAGCCACACCGAGatccaaaaccacaaaaagcCTGCAGGAAGCACATGAACGAGAGGATGCAGTCATGGAAGACAGCACTGATGCAGATGAGCCAGCAGGGAGAACAAGAGGTttgaggaggggaaggaggtcTGCTCCTGCCACACCTGGACAGAAATCCAAAAGAGCCCGCAGGCAGcgtgagacagaggaagaggctgaagaagagTCTGCACCTGCTGAAgagactgaaggagaggaagaagagacagcTGTGGACGAGACTGACACAGTCAAAGTATTAGAGGAGACAAAGtcagctgaggaagaggaaaccTCTACGGCTGCTACACAAATGGGATCTGACACTGCTGTTGCTGAAGATGAGTCACCAGTTGAAGATGAGTCTgtggtgacagaggaggaggctgtaaTGACAAGAACACTgaggagcaaaacaaaaacttcaCATGCCACACCTCCACGAAGACCCAGAAGACAGAAAGACCCAGGAGTAGGGGAGACtcagcagcaggatgaggaAGCTCAAGAAGTGCACCAATTGACTGATGAGTCAGCTGAAAACAGCGAGCTAAATGCTGAGCAAGAAGCAGAAACTGATGAACCATCACCTGCTGGACAGGAGACAGGGCCTCCAGCTGAAGACACTGCAGAGGACCAGGTTCAGGACGCAGCTGATCCGACAGATGACAGAGTAGATGAAGCGGTAGAGCCAGCTGGTGAAGAACCAGCAACAGAAGAGACGGAGTCACGAGAGGAAGAGCCatcagaaagagaagaagagaaaactgtggactcctcagcagcagagggcagaaCTCTCAGAAGCAGGGTGAAAACTGTTATAGACACAGCAGATGACATCCAAAATCCAAAACGGAGGTCCGTACGGAAAAGACCGAGAGTAGATTACAAGGAAAATGATGAGGTGGATGAGGGAGCTGAGACTGATACAGTGGAATCAGATGAGGACAAAGCCAACAAGAAAGCTGAATGCTCTGCAGATGAACCgaagctggaggacagagggacagaagaaCACTTAGAGAGTAACGAGGGAGCTGTTGCGAGCACGAGCGAAAATGGGAATGTCCTAAATTTAGTCTTAGATACAGATGAAGAGATACAGACAGCTGGTTTGAGTCAGGAGGATGAAGACGAAGAGCAGAGTGtgtcagaggaagaggcagagccTGCAGTGATTGGAGGGAGGGTTTTAAGAGGGCGCTCAATTCCTTCACGAATATTCACACCCCCGTCGAAATCCAGACGCCGCAGCACCAGACTTCCAAAATCAGAGGAGTCTTTTTCTGAGGGAGAAAAGAGCCCTGGAACAGCTCAGTGGAGAAGTCCCCGCAAGAGAAAAAGCACTGAGGTAACACCAACTCGCAAATCTAAGCGTCACAACAGAGTGTAG